The Parvibaculaceae bacterium PLY_AMNH_Bact1 genome window below encodes:
- a CDS encoding DUF58 domain-containing protein (Derived by automated computational analysis using gene prediction method: Protein Homology.) — protein sequence MAKLSTRPEGTTTFAEAQSLSATLPPLMAEAERVANTVEQGIHGRRRTGPGESFWQYRRYDTGDTASAVDWRQSARSQHLFVRENEWDASQSVWLWCDQSASMAYRSDFAPCLKQDRALILGLALANLLTRAGERVAALGQDGMPTSGRTGLDRLSNHWLGNEAEVGDQSGLPPLQDLPRYATIVLIGDFLDPTEQLSHRIRQLAASGVTGHLVQVLDPAETDLPFDGRTEFEGVEEDLKLLVSRAESIRTAYQDRLAGHQAALQDMARSISWSFATHRTDHSATSALLSLYGVISGTPDAIQMARP from the coding sequence ATGGCCAAACTGTCGACCAGACCTGAGGGCACGACCACTTTTGCCGAAGCCCAATCTCTGAGCGCGACCCTGCCGCCCTTGATGGCAGAAGCTGAGCGTGTCGCAAACACGGTTGAGCAAGGCATCCACGGACGCAGGCGGACGGGGCCAGGAGAGAGCTTCTGGCAATACAGACGCTACGACACCGGCGACACAGCAAGCGCTGTTGATTGGCGCCAGTCCGCCCGGTCCCAGCATCTCTTCGTGCGGGAGAATGAATGGGATGCCTCCCAAAGCGTTTGGCTTTGGTGTGATCAATCGGCCTCCATGGCTTATCGATCTGACTTCGCCCCTTGCCTCAAGCAAGATCGAGCTCTGATCTTGGGTTTGGCACTCGCAAACCTGCTTACTCGGGCGGGAGAGCGGGTTGCAGCTCTCGGCCAAGACGGCATGCCGACCAGCGGACGTACAGGACTTGACCGATTGAGCAATCATTGGCTGGGCAACGAGGCAGAGGTCGGCGACCAATCAGGTTTGCCGCCCCTTCAAGATCTACCCCGATACGCCACCATAGTGCTCATCGGCGATTTTCTTGATCCGACAGAACAACTTTCGCACCGCATCCGTCAGCTCGCCGCCTCCGGTGTGACGGGCCATCTTGTGCAAGTGTTGGACCCAGCCGAGACCGATCTCCCCTTTGATGGGCGCACGGAATTCGAAGGTGTAGAGGAAGATCTCAAACTCCTGGTGAGCCGCGCTGAATCCATCCGGACCGCCTACCAGGATCGGCTTGCGGGCCACCAAGCAGCATTGCAGGACATGGCACGGTCCATCAGCTGGTCCTTTGCCACCCACCGGACGGACCACTCTGCAACCAGCGCACTGCTCTCGCTCTATGGCGTCATTTCGGGCACTCCCGATGCTATTCAGATGGCCAGGCCCTGA
- a CDS encoding hypothetical protein (Derived by automated computational analysis using gene prediction method: GeneMarkS-2+.), with the protein MKHTLAGFVAVASLVLPLGGVQAASDLSTDQLRSLNNDHTRIVRQAQRVCSVGSFSGVVRRGQNNGCIIGDVERHVRSVEDANILIFHQTLPLRYRYSSERSFGQVERYFH; encoded by the coding sequence ATGAAACACACTCTTGCCGGATTTGTTGCTGTGGCATCCCTTGTGCTTCCGCTCGGTGGCGTGCAAGCAGCATCAGACCTTTCTACTGATCAATTGAGGTCTCTCAATAATGACCACACACGTATTGTGCGGCAGGCACAGCGGGTCTGCTCTGTTGGCTCATTTTCGGGCGTTGTTAGGCGCGGTCAGAACAATGGCTGTATTATCGGTGATGTTGAGCGTCACGTCCGCTCAGTCGAGGATGCGAATATTCTCATCTTTCATCAGACGCTTCCACTGCGATATCGGTACAGTTCGGAGCGTAGCTTTGGGCAGGTCGAGCGCTACTTTCACTAG
- a CDS encoding CoA pyrophosphatase (Derived by automated computational analysis using gene prediction method: Protein Homology. GO_function: GO:0000287 - magnesium ion binding [Evidence IEA]; GO_function: GO:0010945 - CoA pyrophosphatase activity [Evidence IEA]) yields MEDYKARILASIDLETPSLDRILEPTGAGVRGDKDLNPDDWVDPKDRPDLRLAAVLVPIIEHEAGPTVLLTRRADHLNSHSGQVAFPGGKVDPGETPVDGALREAEEEVGLDRSFVDVAGFLNPYETGTGFRILPVISFVRPGFSLTPEPGEVAEIFEVPLNFLMNVDNHERHSVFWRGKRRAYYAMPYQGHYIWGATAGMIRNLHDRLQDGTNS; encoded by the coding sequence ATGGAAGATTACAAAGCACGCATTCTTGCCAGCATTGATCTGGAAACCCCGTCGCTGGACCGCATTCTGGAACCGACGGGGGCTGGTGTTCGGGGTGACAAAGACCTGAACCCTGACGATTGGGTTGATCCAAAGGACCGACCTGATCTTCGGCTTGCGGCTGTGCTCGTGCCGATCATTGAACATGAGGCAGGGCCGACGGTTTTGCTTACACGTCGCGCCGATCATCTCAATTCCCATTCCGGTCAAGTGGCTTTTCCAGGTGGCAAAGTTGATCCAGGTGAGACGCCTGTCGACGGGGCGCTGCGTGAAGCGGAAGAGGAGGTTGGGCTCGACCGTTCTTTTGTGGATGTTGCCGGGTTCCTGAACCCTTACGAGACTGGTACCGGGTTTCGTATCCTGCCGGTGATCTCCTTTGTGCGTCCGGGCTTTTCGTTGACGCCGGAACCGGGTGAAGTGGCCGAAATATTTGAAGTGCCGCTCAACTTTCTCATGAATGTCGATAACCATGAACGCCATAGTGTTTTTTGGCGTGGAAAACGCCGCGCCTATTATGCAATGCCCTATCAGGGTCACTATATATGGGGCGCAACAGCCGGTATGATCCGGAACCTCCATGATCGGCTACAAGATGGGACGAATTCTTGA
- a CDS encoding SDR family NAD(P)-dependent oxidoreductase (Derived by automated computational analysis using gene prediction method: Protein Homology.), protein MGLLEGKVVLVTGAANGIGKECALIAARQGAKVVVNDLGGSVAGGDEGSAGPAQQVADEIKAAGGEAVVNSDSVALKSGAENMIQQAMDEFGALHTIISPAGILRDGMFHKMPDEDWDSVLEVHLKGSYNMTRASVEHFRKQEEGNYVLFTSTSGLIGNIGQANYAAAKMGIVGLSRIIAMEGAMKNVRSNVIAPFAWTRMIATIPVKDEASAQRVDRMKNAMRADQVANFAVGLSAPECDVSGQIFSVRGNEVFLFSQPRPVRAVTRLEGWTPETLLSHGFPAMKGDMTDLGNTASVFTWEPI, encoded by the coding sequence ATGGGATTGCTTGAAGGAAAAGTCGTGCTCGTGACCGGTGCTGCAAACGGCATCGGCAAAGAATGCGCACTGATCGCCGCGCGCCAGGGAGCCAAAGTGGTCGTGAACGACCTAGGCGGTAGCGTCGCTGGCGGTGATGAAGGCAGCGCGGGCCCCGCTCAGCAGGTGGCGGACGAAATCAAGGCAGCTGGTGGCGAAGCTGTCGTCAACTCAGACAGCGTTGCACTCAAAAGCGGCGCTGAAAACATGATCCAGCAGGCCATGGATGAATTCGGTGCGCTCCACACGATCATCAGCCCGGCAGGCATCCTGCGCGACGGCATGTTCCACAAAATGCCTGATGAGGACTGGGACTCTGTTTTAGAGGTCCACCTGAAGGGCTCCTACAACATGACCCGCGCATCTGTGGAGCATTTCCGCAAGCAGGAAGAAGGCAACTATGTGCTCTTCACATCCACATCGGGCCTCATCGGCAACATCGGACAGGCAAACTATGCTGCAGCGAAGATGGGCATTGTCGGGCTGTCGCGCATCATCGCTATGGAAGGTGCAATGAAGAACGTTCGCTCGAACGTCATCGCTCCCTTCGCCTGGACCCGCATGATCGCAACGATCCCCGTGAAAGATGAGGCGTCGGCCCAACGCGTGGACCGCATGAAGAACGCCATGCGCGCAGACCAGGTGGCGAACTTCGCTGTGGGTCTCTCTGCTCCTGAGTGCGACGTCAGCGGTCAGATCTTCTCCGTCCGTGGCAACGAAGTCTTCCTCTTCAGCCAACCCCGTCCTGTACGCGCCGTTACGCGCCTGGAAGGCTGGACGCCGGAGACACTCCTGTCACATGGGTTCCCCGCAATGAAGGGCGACATGACCGATCTCGGCAACACAGCTTCTGTATTCACGTGGGAACCGATCTAA
- a CDS encoding N-acetyltransferase (Derived by automated computational analysis using gene prediction method: Protein Homology.), whose amino-acid sequence MVFDIFPETPAHETDIEALHDLSFGPGRFAKTAYRMREGVPPVPSLSFVAFAKIDDVPRMVGSIRFSPLLIGGDKGLLLGPLAMDPSVRGQGGGLELMRTALDAARAEGHGFVILVGDAPYYAKVGFKQVPPDKITLPGPVDKGRLLYCELVPGGFDSVSGVVEKGV is encoded by the coding sequence ATGGTGTTCGATATTTTCCCGGAAACTCCGGCGCACGAGACCGATATTGAAGCTTTGCATGACCTGAGTTTTGGGCCGGGGCGTTTTGCCAAAACTGCTTATCGGATGCGCGAAGGCGTTCCGCCGGTGCCCTCTTTAAGCTTTGTTGCCTTTGCCAAGATTGACGATGTGCCGCGCATGGTCGGCAGCATACGGTTCTCTCCGCTGTTGATTGGTGGCGACAAAGGATTGTTGCTTGGTCCTCTTGCGATGGACCCGTCTGTGCGTGGGCAGGGGGGTGGCCTGGAGCTCATGCGGACTGCGCTCGACGCGGCACGTGCCGAAGGGCATGGGTTTGTCATTCTGGTTGGAGATGCGCCCTATTATGCGAAGGTGGGCTTCAAACAGGTGCCTCCCGACAAGATTACATTGCCGGGCCCGGTTGATAAGGGACGCTTGCTCTATTGTGAACTTGTACCTGGTGGGTTCGACTCTGTCTCAGGGGTGGTTGAGAAGGGCGTCTGA
- a CDS encoding MoxR family ATPase (Derived by automated computational analysis using gene prediction method: Protein Homology.) has protein sequence MQTVSEEGGDVVKEIEAAGEKIARAKSAIGEIIYGQEPVVDQTLITVLAGGHALLVGVPGLAKTLLVHTMGTVLGLDDKRVQFTPDLMPADIVGSEVLEESDSGKRNFRFIPGPVFCQLLMADEINRASPRTQSALLQAMQEHHVTVAGQRHELPRPFHVLATQNPLEQEGTYPLPEAQLDRFLMEIDVHYPDLEAERRMLLATTGSDETTAKQVLTADELKGIQRLVRRIPVGDQVVDTILELVRSARPHEGDVAEVAEHVAWGPGPRASQALMLAVRVRAMMDGRFAPSVDDVVALAEPVLRHRMALTFAARAEGVTVAGVIDRLTKRLG, from the coding sequence ATGCAGACAGTCAGTGAAGAAGGCGGCGACGTCGTCAAAGAAATTGAAGCCGCTGGTGAGAAGATCGCTCGGGCGAAGTCAGCTATTGGCGAGATCATCTATGGGCAGGAGCCAGTGGTCGACCAGACACTCATCACCGTGCTGGCCGGTGGTCATGCGCTCCTTGTAGGAGTTCCAGGCCTTGCCAAAACCCTGCTGGTGCACACGATGGGGACAGTTCTTGGCCTAGATGACAAACGCGTCCAGTTCACACCGGACCTCATGCCAGCCGATATTGTGGGTTCAGAGGTGCTGGAGGAAAGCGACAGCGGCAAGCGCAATTTCCGCTTCATCCCCGGGCCGGTCTTTTGCCAGCTCCTCATGGCCGATGAGATCAACCGTGCCAGCCCGCGCACGCAGTCAGCACTTCTCCAGGCCATGCAGGAACATCACGTCACAGTCGCAGGCCAACGTCACGAACTGCCACGCCCCTTCCATGTGCTGGCGACCCAAAACCCGCTGGAGCAGGAAGGCACCTATCCTTTGCCAGAGGCCCAGCTCGACCGGTTTTTGATGGAGATCGACGTCCACTACCCAGATCTGGAAGCAGAGCGCCGTATGCTGCTCGCAACCACTGGATCAGACGAAACGACAGCCAAGCAGGTTCTGACGGCCGACGAACTGAAGGGGATCCAGCGCCTTGTCCGCCGCATTCCCGTAGGTGATCAGGTCGTCGATACGATCCTGGAACTTGTGAGAAGTGCCCGCCCGCATGAGGGTGACGTAGCTGAGGTTGCCGAACATGTTGCCTGGGGGCCTGGCCCCCGCGCGAGCCAGGCACTGATGCTCGCTGTTCGGGTTCGAGCCATGATGGATGGCCGCTTTGCGCCGTCCGTCGACGATGTGGTCGCCCTAGCGGAACCGGTGCTGCGCCATCGCATGGCACTCACCTTTGCCGCCCGCGCAGAGGGCGTCACTGTTGCGGGAGTCATTGACCGCCTGACGAAACGGCTCGGGTAA
- a CDS encoding hypothetical protein (Derived by automated computational analysis using gene prediction method: Protein Homology.), translating to MSWSLVTDPLIAPIWLSGLGILALGAILGASWLRASGTIYRAVAFAVLLALLANPTLREEDREPIDDVAVLLIDNSDSMKLGGRAETRDTAVSRLKSQLDLIADLDVRIVESDKAAKDGGTALFGTLDSAIADVPRERLAGVLIVSDGQVHDTPPSLTTLGIDAPFHGVLIGNPKATDRKLVVEEATRFGIVGEPITVRFRVDEEGSDQTQPVKVEVRLNGERVNQLSVEPGNETTTALALPHGGENVVEIIAATLPNELTAQNNKATLVLTGIRDRLRVLLVSGEPHAGERTWRNLLKADPSVDLVHFTILRPPEKQDGTPISELSLIAFPTRELFSAKLDEFDLIIFDRYRRRGVLPIVYLGNVARYVENGGAVLAAAGPAFASPFSIYRTPLAGILPAQPTGQIVEEGFRATLTEDGSRHPVTAALPGSETNPPEWARWFRLIEAAQTSGRTVMEGPEGRPLMVLDTVGEGRVAQLLSDHAWLWARGFEGGGPQAEMLRRLAHWLMKEPDLEEERLLATGNDGSLTIERRTMASEAEQVTVTLPSGATEALTLSETAPGRFTGSIATEEIGLHQVADSTLQAVAAVGPANPREFKEVRATEKLLAPLIAENGGGAFWVNELGEAPTLRSVRPGRDAAGDAWAGLRRNGGYVLKAVTQVPLLSPWIALPLMIGLLLLGWRRESR from the coding sequence ATGAGTTGGAGCCTCGTCACAGACCCACTTATTGCACCGATATGGTTGTCAGGCCTCGGCATCCTTGCGCTGGGCGCTATTCTGGGTGCCTCATGGCTGCGCGCGTCGGGCACAATCTATCGCGCGGTGGCCTTTGCGGTCTTGCTCGCCCTTCTCGCCAACCCCACCCTTCGTGAGGAAGATCGCGAACCAATTGACGATGTCGCTGTGCTCCTCATCGACAATAGCGACAGCATGAAGCTTGGCGGGAGAGCAGAGACCCGCGACACGGCTGTGAGTCGATTGAAAAGCCAATTGGACCTGATAGCAGATCTCGACGTGCGCATCGTCGAAAGCGATAAAGCGGCAAAAGACGGTGGGACTGCCCTATTCGGCACTTTGGATAGTGCCATCGCGGATGTCCCGCGCGAGCGACTTGCAGGGGTTCTCATTGTAAGCGATGGGCAAGTGCATGACACACCCCCAAGCCTCACGACGCTCGGCATCGATGCGCCATTTCACGGCGTGCTCATCGGTAACCCCAAAGCGACCGACCGAAAGCTCGTTGTGGAAGAAGCAACCCGGTTCGGGATTGTTGGTGAGCCAATCACTGTTCGTTTTAGAGTGGATGAGGAAGGCAGCGACCAAACCCAACCGGTGAAGGTCGAAGTACGACTGAACGGCGAACGCGTCAATCAACTAAGCGTCGAACCAGGCAATGAAACGACAACCGCGTTAGCGCTCCCCCATGGCGGTGAGAATGTGGTGGAAATCATCGCGGCGACATTGCCCAATGAACTGACAGCTCAGAACAACAAAGCCACATTGGTTCTAACAGGCATCCGAGACAGGCTGCGGGTGCTCCTTGTCTCCGGCGAGCCCCACGCAGGTGAGAGAACCTGGCGCAATCTCTTGAAAGCGGATCCCTCCGTCGACTTGGTGCACTTCACAATTCTCCGGCCACCTGAAAAACAGGATGGCACGCCTATCTCCGAGCTGTCGCTCATTGCCTTCCCGACCCGCGAGCTCTTTTCCGCCAAACTGGATGAGTTCGATCTCATTATTTTTGATCGCTACCGACGCCGCGGCGTATTGCCTATCGTCTATCTCGGAAATGTGGCCCGTTACGTGGAAAATGGGGGCGCCGTGCTCGCTGCAGCGGGCCCCGCATTTGCATCCCCCTTCTCCATCTATCGCACGCCCTTAGCAGGGATCCTGCCAGCACAACCAACGGGACAGATTGTCGAGGAAGGCTTCAGAGCCACATTGACTGAAGATGGGAGTCGACACCCTGTCACGGCGGCTCTTCCAGGCAGCGAAACAAACCCGCCGGAATGGGCCCGTTGGTTTCGTCTGATCGAGGCAGCACAAACCTCAGGACGTACCGTTATGGAAGGCCCCGAGGGACGCCCGCTTATGGTCCTCGACACAGTGGGCGAAGGACGGGTTGCCCAACTTCTCTCTGATCACGCCTGGCTTTGGGCGCGCGGCTTTGAAGGTGGTGGCCCGCAGGCAGAGATGCTGCGCCGTCTGGCGCACTGGCTGATGAAAGAGCCGGATCTCGAAGAAGAACGGCTTCTAGCAACTGGCAATGATGGAAGCCTGACTATTGAGCGGCGGACCATGGCGTCTGAGGCTGAACAGGTCACCGTGACCTTGCCATCTGGCGCAACAGAGGCACTCACCTTATCAGAGACCGCTCCTGGCCGATTTACCGGAAGCATCGCTACAGAAGAGATCGGTCTGCACCAAGTAGCTGACTCTACATTACAGGCCGTTGCTGCTGTTGGTCCTGCAAATCCACGCGAATTCAAAGAAGTCCGTGCAACCGAAAAACTCCTTGCGCCACTCATTGCCGAAAATGGCGGCGGGGCTTTCTGGGTCAACGAGTTGGGCGAGGCGCCCACCCTACGCAGTGTACGCCCCGGTCGCGACGCTGCGGGAGATGCTTGGGCGGGCTTGAGACGCAATGGCGGCTATGTCCTAAAAGCTGTGACACAAGTGCCGCTGCTCTCACCATGGATCGCCCTGCCACTCATGATTGGCCTTCTGTTGCTTGGCTGGCGGCGCGAAAGCAGATAA
- a CDS encoding DUF1285 domain-containing protein (Derived by automated computational analysis using gene prediction method: Protein Homology.), with protein sequence MRIKRDGTWHYLGSPIGRERLVRLFSTVLRKDEDEYFLVTPVEKIGITVDDVPFLAVAMTVEGEGRTQVLSFKTSVGDIVTVDVDHPMRFEVDKATGEPAPYVLVRARLEALINRAVFYDLVELGVEEEIDGARWFGVWSSGDFYKFMPAGELVA encoded by the coding sequence ATGCGGATCAAGCGGGACGGGACCTGGCATTATCTGGGTTCACCAATTGGGCGCGAACGGCTAGTGCGGCTTTTTTCGACGGTTTTGCGGAAAGATGAGGATGAGTACTTCCTTGTCACCCCGGTCGAGAAGATCGGGATTACGGTCGATGATGTCCCCTTCTTGGCGGTGGCGATGACGGTTGAGGGGGAGGGACGGACTCAGGTTCTCTCGTTTAAAACGAGCGTCGGCGATATTGTGACGGTCGACGTCGATCACCCGATGCGGTTTGAGGTGGATAAAGCGACCGGGGAGCCTGCGCCTTACGTGCTGGTTCGAGCCCGGCTCGAAGCGCTCATCAACCGGGCAGTCTTTTACGACCTCGTGGAGCTTGGCGTCGAAGAAGAGATAGACGGTGCGCGCTGGTTCGGCGTTTGGAGTTCCGGTGATTTCTACAAGTTCATGCCTGCGGGCGAGTTGGTGGCCTGA
- a CDS encoding DUF4159 domain-containing protein (Derived by automated computational analysis using gene prediction method: Protein Homology.) — MLSLGPLAFAAPWALIGLLSLPVIWWLLRATPPAPQRVRFPAIRLLLGLVPETESPAHTPLWLLLLRLTLAALIIVALAAPLWRPADRIAGSGPLLIIIDNGWASASDWSQRQALTTSLITQAARDNRRVAVVGSAPDAIPEALGFEGSSEAESRLGALQPQPLDVDRLALIEKLQTLTENPSQAIWISDGLEDGEADALASYLTALNSDIELIEPLASNQALALLPPAAGTGTVAVPIIRANKAALHQGDITAFAVDGRPLGRAPFSFSDNDLRTEAIFNLPLELRNEISRISLSSNATAGSTLVLDERWRRRTLGMVSGTAKDQPLLSDLYYLERALEPFVDVRTPSKEDEDASSVAQLLAEPLSVLLLSDLGRLSPPDVEITSEWIKDGGVLVRFAGPRLAAQTDPLIPVPLRSGGRELGGALSWTEPQTLAPFAANSPFSGIAVPEDVTIKRQVLADPRGNLAGRVWAQLKDGTPLVTARAEGDGWIVLFHVTANAEWSNLALSGLYVDMLRRLVDLAQGTAIAQDTNIGATLAPRMMIDAFGNFTTPPPWTIPITRADLTQIEPTAIHPPGLYGDAGSARALNLTNAETVLTPLPELEGVTSRRTFTHGNELDLKAPIFVIAFLLLLADGIAALVLSGKLSRQQFSKAHPAALSLAALLLISTPGTTEAAESDEAALAAVLETHLAYVLTGDSELDELSHAGLTGLSDALRRRTALEPGVPIGVNIEQDELAFFPLLYWPISEFQSDVTPAALARIEAYMRQGGTILFDTRDQDRTIQGLTTRSTQVLRDLLEQLDIPPLEPVPDTHVLTKAFYLLADFPGRWDGGHLWIERARAGDGTTSTSNDGVSAILIGSNDYAGAWARDASGRALYAAVPGGERQREIAARTGVNIVMYALTGNYKADQVHLPALLERLGQ; from the coding sequence ATGCTCTCGCTTGGCCCCCTTGCTTTTGCCGCCCCCTGGGCATTGATCGGTCTGCTTAGCCTGCCCGTGATCTGGTGGCTGCTACGCGCAACACCGCCAGCACCACAACGCGTGCGGTTTCCAGCAATCCGACTTCTGCTTGGCCTTGTGCCAGAAACAGAAAGCCCAGCGCACACCCCGCTCTGGCTGCTGCTCCTACGGCTGACACTGGCAGCACTTATCATCGTCGCCTTGGCCGCACCGCTTTGGCGACCAGCCGACCGCATTGCCGGATCAGGCCCGCTGCTGATCATTATCGACAATGGCTGGGCTTCAGCCTCAGATTGGTCACAACGCCAGGCGCTCACCACCAGCCTGATCACTCAGGCCGCCCGCGACAATCGCCGAGTTGCCGTCGTCGGATCAGCGCCTGACGCAATTCCCGAAGCACTGGGCTTCGAAGGATCATCTGAGGCAGAAAGTCGCTTAGGCGCCCTTCAACCCCAACCGCTCGACGTGGATCGTTTAGCGCTGATCGAAAAGCTTCAAACACTCACAGAAAACCCTAGCCAGGCCATCTGGATTTCCGATGGGCTGGAGGATGGTGAAGCGGACGCTCTCGCAAGCTACCTGACCGCACTCAACTCAGATATTGAGCTCATTGAACCGTTAGCGAGCAATCAGGCTCTCGCCCTCCTTCCCCCCGCTGCCGGGACGGGCACTGTGGCAGTGCCAATCATTCGCGCAAACAAAGCAGCACTCCACCAGGGCGACATCACTGCATTTGCTGTCGATGGCCGTCCGCTCGGGCGTGCCCCCTTCTCGTTTTCAGACAATGATTTGCGCACTGAAGCCATTTTTAACCTTCCGCTGGAACTTCGAAACGAAATCTCACGCATCTCTTTGAGCAGCAATGCGACAGCCGGGAGCACGCTTGTGCTGGATGAACGCTGGCGGCGGCGAACACTCGGCATGGTGTCGGGCACAGCGAAAGACCAACCGCTTCTGTCAGATCTCTACTATCTGGAACGGGCGCTGGAACCCTTTGTCGACGTGCGGACACCGTCCAAAGAGGATGAAGATGCAAGTTCTGTCGCGCAATTGTTGGCAGAACCACTCTCCGTCTTGCTTTTGTCAGATCTCGGACGTCTGTCACCACCTGATGTAGAAATCACATCAGAGTGGATTAAGGATGGCGGCGTGCTGGTCCGTTTTGCTGGCCCTCGTCTTGCGGCACAAACCGACCCGCTCATTCCCGTGCCGTTACGATCAGGAGGACGCGAACTCGGCGGCGCTCTATCCTGGACTGAACCACAGACACTTGCACCGTTCGCCGCAAACAGCCCATTTTCAGGCATCGCCGTCCCCGAAGACGTCACCATCAAAAGACAGGTTCTTGCCGACCCGCGGGGCAACCTAGCAGGCCGCGTCTGGGCACAGTTGAAGGACGGCACCCCCCTTGTCACAGCGCGCGCTGAAGGAGACGGATGGATTGTCCTCTTTCACGTCACGGCAAATGCAGAATGGTCCAATCTGGCACTGTCAGGACTCTACGTGGATATGCTGCGCCGACTCGTTGATCTCGCCCAAGGTACAGCAATCGCACAGGACACAAACATTGGTGCCACCCTGGCACCTCGTATGATGATTGATGCCTTTGGCAACTTCACCACACCACCACCCTGGACGATACCGATCACACGTGCAGATCTGACACAGATCGAGCCGACGGCCATTCATCCACCCGGCCTCTATGGTGATGCAGGGTCTGCGCGCGCACTCAACCTTACCAACGCCGAAACAGTGCTCACACCCCTACCCGAGCTGGAAGGCGTGACCAGCCGACGCACATTTACGCACGGCAACGAATTGGACCTCAAAGCACCTATTTTCGTCATTGCATTCCTCTTGCTGCTGGCAGACGGCATTGCAGCGCTGGTTTTAAGTGGCAAACTGTCACGGCAACAGTTCTCAAAAGCACATCCCGCAGCATTGAGCCTGGCAGCCCTTCTGCTCATCTCAACACCAGGCACAACCGAAGCAGCGGAAAGCGATGAAGCTGCCCTCGCTGCGGTCCTTGAAACACACCTCGCTTATGTCCTGACAGGCGACAGCGAACTGGATGAGCTAAGCCACGCAGGCCTCACAGGCTTAAGCGACGCACTCCGCCGACGCACTGCACTGGAGCCAGGAGTACCCATCGGGGTCAACATCGAGCAGGATGAGCTTGCTTTCTTCCCACTGCTATATTGGCCCATCAGTGAGTTTCAATCTGACGTGACCCCAGCCGCGCTCGCGCGGATTGAAGCCTATATGCGCCAGGGCGGCACGATCTTGTTCGACACACGCGACCAGGACCGCACCATTCAAGGTCTGACCACCAGATCGACCCAGGTGTTACGCGACCTACTGGAACAGCTCGACATTCCGCCGCTAGAGCCAGTGCCAGACACCCACGTGCTGACAAAAGCATTCTATCTACTGGCAGACTTCCCCGGTCGCTGGGATGGGGGGCATCTCTGGATTGAGCGCGCCCGAGCAGGTGACGGGACTACCTCCACAAGCAATGATGGTGTCTCGGCTATTCTCATTGGATCAAATGACTATGCAGGTGCCTGGGCCCGCGATGCGTCTGGGCGCGCTCTTTACGCAGCTGTTCCCGGCGGAGAACGCCAGCGTGAAATTGCAGCGCGGACAGGTGTAAACATCGTCATGTACGCGCTCACCGGCAACTACAAAGCAGATCAGGTTCACCTGCCAGCCCTCCTGGAACGGTTAGGGCAATGA